The following coding sequences are from one Aliarcobacter skirrowii CCUG 10374 window:
- a CDS encoding beta-ketoacyl-ACP synthase III — translation MIYAAFRSIGAYIPPKIMTNADFEKIIDTTDEWITRRTGIKERRLAEKEEASSDLGARAAELAIQRANISKDEIDLIICATVTPDYLCMPSTACLIASKIGITNVMAFDVSAACTGFVYILNIAKAFIESGLKKNVLIIGAEKYSSILNYEDRTTCFIFGDGAGAAIISATDDKSEAIIDVSCSSDGTYEDLIKTAGGGSKHPCSQEVLDAKMACISMKGNETFKLAVKTLTSDVQEMMKRHNLSNEDINHFIPHQANYRIIKAVGEALNLTDEQTVVTVDKYANTSAASIPMAMNYAFEQGRIKAGDTVLFDAFGGGLTWGSALFKFSPKK, via the coding sequence ATGATATATGCAGCTTTTAGATCTATTGGTGCTTACATTCCACCAAAGATTATGACAAATGCAGACTTTGAAAAAATTATTGATACTACTGATGAGTGGATTACAAGAAGAACAGGTATAAAAGAGAGAAGATTAGCTGAAAAAGAGGAAGCTTCTTCTGATTTAGGAGCAAGAGCTGCTGAACTTGCTATACAAAGAGCAAATATATCAAAAGATGAGATTGATTTGATTATTTGTGCAACTGTTACTCCTGATTACTTATGTATGCCTTCAACTGCTTGTTTGATTGCATCTAAAATTGGTATTACAAATGTTATGGCATTTGATGTTAGTGCTGCTTGTACAGGATTTGTATATATTTTAAATATTGCAAAAGCATTTATTGAGTCAGGTTTGAAGAAAAATGTTTTGATTATTGGTGCTGAGAAATATAGTTCAATTTTAAACTATGAAGATAGAACGACTTGTTTTATATTTGGAGATGGCGCTGGAGCTGCAATTATTAGTGCTACAGATGATAAAAGCGAAGCTATTATTGATGTTAGTTGCTCTAGTGATGGAACTTATGAAGATTTAATAAAAACAGCTGGTGGAGGGAGTAAACATCCTTGTTCTCAAGAGGTTTTAGATGCAAAAATGGCATGTATCTCTATGAAGGGGAATGAGACTTTTAAACTAGCTGTTAAAACTTTAACTTCAGATGTACAAGAGATGATGAAAAGACATAATTTATCAAATGAAGATATAAATCATTTTATTCCTCACCAAGCGAACTATAGAATTATAAAAGCAGTTGGAGAAGCTTTGAATTTAACAGATGAACAAACTGTTGTAACTGTTGATAAATATGCAAATACTTCAGCCGCATCAATTCCTATGGCTATGAATTATGCTTTTGAGCAAGGTAGAATTAAAGCTGGTGATACAGTCTTATTTGATGCCTTTGGTGGTGGTCTTACATGGGGATCAGCTCTATTTAAATTCTCACCTAAAAAATAG
- a CDS encoding dynamin family protein → MSANLNILKNFIEEYNQNLSDKEIVYEDGLVGEIKKTIDKLLDEKFLPSSELKTILNKQIRRARYPMEVAITGQFSAGKSTFLNALLSRNILPTGITPVTSKVNFINYGDEFKLKITYYSGATEYAPIESIADFTDQRQDDMKNIKYLTLYAPMPILKDISFVDTPGLNSQSQSDTDVTRRVLKDVGGIIWLTLIDNAGKLSEAQVLEEYMQHFKNKSLCVLNQKDKLTPQQVETTTNYVKEKFSKYFAKVVPISAIKALEGRASHKDILIEDQNRDFINSLKNELKDSNESKIDSLLSEYKNSIKNIKNSDTSDNTKLLEESNIQEVLDFINNSIRPQAQEAKEFAIKKDLRSFCDILIKEYETILKVYDALVEVLTNTEEKVLKAFDEILSKYSKDLFTIYNSLISVMEKIAHETFKNIKTKKAFRFDESKNFFGEKIEKVEYETYWIDSDAVYKALFYDDQTIDKMFKRSIKLLKNVELDSDEAFRDVYRMIRNDVVNWQEPYELIRKNREIASDAEFSNTRHFAAKVYENVLREYHKAILENISALRKKFAYFNGALSYSYIQTTQATIAHFEQQIIESEELYKKEPTRFSISHPREDEIVAKLKANFAFEKIEDFLTSKRNYLFKIIKYSKEQYLEINQDRIEFVKNRKNQYLEKIKDLEKIKSEI, encoded by the coding sequence ATGAGTGCAAATTTAAATATCTTAAAAAATTTTATTGAAGAGTATAACCAAAATCTAAGTGATAAAGAGATTGTTTATGAAGATGGATTAGTTGGAGAGATTAAAAAAACGATAGATAAACTTTTAGATGAGAAGTTTTTACCATCAAGTGAATTAAAAACAATTTTAAATAAACAGATTCGTCGTGCTAGATATCCTATGGAAGTTGCAATTACTGGACAATTTAGTGCAGGGAAATCGACTTTTTTAAATGCACTTTTATCTAGAAATATTTTACCAACTGGTATTACACCTGTTACTTCAAAAGTAAATTTTATAAATTATGGAGATGAGTTTAAATTAAAAATAACTTACTACTCAGGAGCAACAGAGTATGCACCAATTGAGAGTATTGCTGATTTTACAGATCAAAGACAAGATGATATGAAAAATATCAAATACTTAACACTTTATGCTCCAATGCCAATTTTAAAAGATATCTCATTTGTTGATACTCCAGGACTTAACTCACAATCTCAAAGTGATACAGATGTTACAAGAAGAGTTTTAAAAGATGTTGGTGGAATTATATGGCTTACACTTATTGATAATGCTGGAAAGCTATCTGAGGCTCAAGTTTTAGAAGAGTATATGCAACATTTTAAAAATAAATCTTTATGTGTTTTAAACCAAAAAGACAAATTAACTCCACAGCAAGTTGAGACAACAACAAACTATGTAAAAGAGAAATTTAGTAAATATTTTGCAAAAGTTGTTCCAATATCTGCTATTAAAGCTTTAGAAGGAAGAGCTAGTCATAAAGATATATTAATTGAAGATCAAAATAGAGATTTTATAAATAGTTTAAAAAATGAGCTTAAAGACTCAAATGAGAGCAAAATTGACTCTTTATTAAGTGAATATAAAAACAGCATTAAAAATATAAAAAATAGTGATACAAGTGATAATACAAAACTTCTTGAAGAGTCAAATATTCAAGAGGTTTTAGATTTTATTAATAATTCAATAAGACCACAAGCTCAAGAGGCAAAAGAGTTTGCAATTAAAAAAGATTTAAGAAGTTTTTGTGATATTTTAATAAAAGAGTATGAGACAATTTTAAAAGTATATGATGCTTTAGTTGAAGTTTTAACTAACACAGAAGAGAAAGTTTTAAAAGCTTTTGATGAGATATTATCAAAATATTCAAAAGATCTATTTACAATATATAACTCACTAATTTCAGTTATGGAAAAAATAGCTCATGAAACATTTAAAAATATCAAAACAAAGAAAGCTTTTAGATTTGATGAGTCTAAAAATTTCTTTGGTGAAAAGATAGAAAAAGTTGAATATGAAACTTACTGGATTGATTCAGATGCAGTTTATAAAGCTCTTTTTTATGATGATCAAACAATAGATAAGATGTTTAAGCGTTCAATTAAACTCCTTAAAAATGTTGAACTAGATAGCGATGAGGCATTTAGAGATGTTTATAGAATGATTAGAAATGATGTTGTAAATTGGCAAGAGCCTTATGAACTTATAAGAAAGAATAGAGAGATTGCATCTGATGCTGAGTTTTCAAATACAAGACACTTTGCAGCAAAAGTTTATGAAAATGTTTTAAGAGAGTACCATAAAGCAATATTAGAGAATATTTCAGCTTTAAGAAAGAAATTTGCATATTTTAATGGAGCTTTATCTTATTCATATATTCAAACAACACAAGCAACTATTGCACACTTTGAGCAACAAATTATTGAAAGTGAAGAGTTATATAAAAAAGAGCCAACTAGATTTTCAATCTCTCATCCAAGAGAAGATGAGATAGTTGCAAAATTAAAAGCAAACTTTGCATTTGAAAAAATTGAGGATTTTTTGACATCAAAAAGAAATTACCTATTTAAAATTATAAAATACTCTAAAGAGCAATATTTAGAGATAAATCAAGATAGAATAGAGTTTGTAAAAAATAGAAAGAATCAATATTTAGAAAAAATTAAAGACTTAGAAAAGATAAAAAGTGAGATTTAA
- a CDS encoding dynamin family protein: MSLASDYFLLYHGLIFEKSLDLEPLRDNLDDNHLTIFALIICANRKNYNKFINLESFKDLCRQLDIKPPTSLSELNHIQYEIVDNIAKNSTKNSLDTIHNSLSYLKDQHIINQESYTKLTSLFDYKELNLNIEKIDTKEEIEKISYKDLKANFENLIRDLQEYIKSSELKNELATINEYLNNQKFSIGITGVMNAGKSTMLNALMGKEILGSAVVPETANLTIVKHNPTPNAKVFYWDKKEWEKIENSAKNLESMREFVEETKRVFKDDLKNYIKDSSRFDEVDINDLKSYTSADHSGKKCNLVKYVELGADLKFLSDGIEIVDTPGLDDPVIQREEITKEYISKCDMMLHLMNVSQSATLKDVEFIIDAVLYQNISKLLVVITRADTVSKKSLEEVINYTKTSIQRQLKAQNKDSQLDHILKSIKFIPISGYMALLHRTGREDEALKAGFKIEDTGILEIEEYLYESLFGTNSQKGDLVIQSTKTQLSRLLEKQISFFNYELKLLGKSKDELEAELSELKKNKEKKQRVLFSIKEDINFYKSDAKNYIESLDTFLQSELIELQNVVKQRVINDARYSFQKDKKRADEQRVRTIVQTAIKDGIIDIIRDYRYKFIKKSQTIGEQCEQKYHDLGFTLGHKNDNFDARGFFQDDFKSGFLTSSNEVLVNLIVKETNNSKESKLNELERALQDIIKSEFEPIVKDIQSKAKSLSQILIDNFFKTLNTPVIAYEQKIKNDEETLEKELQNFKENDENRAKNSVLIHQNIKKLESILTDIKGLN, from the coding sequence ATGAGTTTAGCAAGTGACTATTTTTTACTTTATCATGGATTAATATTTGAAAAGAGTTTAGATTTAGAGCCTTTAAGAGATAATTTAGATGATAATCATTTAACAATTTTTGCACTTATAATTTGTGCAAATCGAAAAAACTACAATAAGTTTATAAACTTAGAATCATTTAAAGATTTATGTAGACAGCTAGATATAAAACCTCCAACAAGTTTAAGTGAGTTAAATCATATTCAATATGAAATTGTTGATAATATTGCAAAAAATAGTACAAAAAATAGCTTAGATACTATTCATAACTCACTTTCATACTTAAAAGATCAACATATAATAAACCAAGAGAGTTATACAAAACTTACTTCACTATTTGATTATAAAGAGTTAAATTTAAATATTGAAAAGATTGATACGAAAGAAGAGATTGAAAAAATTTCATATAAAGATTTAAAAGCCAATTTTGAGAATTTAATAAGAGATTTACAAGAGTATATAAAAAGTAGTGAATTAAAAAATGAGCTTGCAACTATAAATGAGTATTTAAATAATCAAAAATTTTCTATTGGAATAACAGGTGTTATGAATGCTGGAAAATCAACTATGTTAAATGCTTTAATGGGAAAAGAGATTTTAGGAAGTGCGGTTGTTCCTGAAACAGCAAATTTAACTATAGTAAAACATAATCCTACACCAAATGCAAAAGTTTTTTATTGGGATAAAAAAGAGTGGGAAAAGATTGAAAATAGTGCAAAAAATTTAGAGAGTATGAGAGAGTTTGTTGAAGAGACAAAAAGAGTATTTAAAGATGATTTAAAAAATTATATAAAAGATAGTTCAAGATTTGATGAAGTTGATATAAACGATTTAAAATCTTACACATCAGCAGATCATAGTGGAAAAAAATGTAATCTTGTAAAATATGTAGAGTTAGGTGCTGATTTAAAGTTTTTAAGTGATGGTATTGAAATAGTTGATACACCTGGACTTGATGACCCTGTAATTCAAAGAGAGGAGATTACAAAAGAGTATATAAGTAAGTGCGATATGATGTTGCATCTTATGAATGTGTCGCAAAGTGCAACATTAAAAGATGTTGAGTTTATAATTGATGCTGTTTTATATCAAAATATCTCTAAACTATTAGTTGTAATTACACGAGCAGATACTGTTTCTAAAAAGAGTTTGGAAGAGGTTATAAACTATACAAAAACTTCAATTCAAAGACAACTAAAAGCACAAAATAAAGATTCACAACTTGACCATATTTTAAAAAGTATAAAATTTATTCCAATTTCTGGATACATGGCACTTCTTCATAGAACAGGAAGAGAAGATGAGGCTTTAAAAGCTGGATTTAAAATCGAAGATACTGGAATTTTAGAGATTGAAGAGTATTTATATGAATCACTTTTTGGTACAAATTCACAAAAAGGTGATTTGGTAATTCAATCAACAAAAACTCAACTTTCAAGACTATTAGAGAAACAAATAAGCTTTTTTAATTATGAGTTAAAACTTCTTGGAAAATCAAAAGATGAATTAGAAGCTGAACTATCTGAGCTTAAAAAAAATAAAGAGAAAAAACAAAGAGTTTTATTTAGCATAAAAGAGGATATAAACTTTTATAAAAGCGATGCAAAAAACTACATAGAGTCACTTGATACATTTTTGCAAAGTGAGTTAATTGAGCTTCAAAATGTTGTAAAACAAAGAGTTATAAATGATGCTAGATATAGTTTTCAAAAAGATAAAAAAAGAGCAGATGAGCAAAGAGTAAGAACTATTGTTCAAACAGCAATTAAAGATGGAATAATTGATATTATTAGAGATTATAGATACAAATTTATAAAAAAATCTCAAACAATTGGTGAGCAGTGTGAACAAAAATATCATGATTTAGGATTTACTTTAGGACATAAAAATGATAATTTTGATGCTAGAGGATTTTTCCAAGATGATTTTAAAAGTGGGTTTTTAACTTCAAGCAATGAAGTATTGGTAAATTTAATTGTAAAAGAGACAAATAACTCAAAAGAGTCCAAATTAAATGAACTAGAAAGAGCTTTACAAGATATTATAAAATCAGAGTTTGAACCAATTGTAAAAGATATTCAAAGTAAAGCAAAATCTTTAAGTCAAATTTTAATTGATAACTTCTTTAAAACTTTAAATACTCCAGTTATTGCTTATGAACAGAAGATAAAAAATGATGAAGAAACTTTGGAAAAAGAGCTACAAAACTTCAAAGAAAATGACGAAAATAGGGCTAAAAATTCAGTCTTAATACATCAAAATATTAAAAAACTAGAGTCAATATTAACAGATATTAAAGGATTAAATTAA
- a CDS encoding fumarate reductase iron-sulfur subunit, whose amino-acid sequence MSAQKGREITISVLKYNPRSKVSKPHFVEFKLEETPGMTLFIALNLIRENYDADLSFDFVCRAGICGSCGMMVNGKPALACRTLIANYPTGKLQLMPMPAFELIKDLSVNTGKWMDAMSKRVESWIHSNEEVDISKMEQRVDPKLANDTFELDRCIECGICVASCGTMLMRPNFVGPVGLNRIARFDIDPHDNRTAEDFYELVGDDDGVFGCMSLMACEDHCPKHLPLQNKIAYLRRKLVALR is encoded by the coding sequence ATGAGCGCACAAAAAGGTAGAGAAATTACAATTTCAGTTCTTAAATATAATCCTAGAAGTAAGGTTTCAAAACCTCACTTTGTAGAGTTTAAATTAGAAGAGACTCCAGGTATGACTCTTTTTATTGCATTAAACTTAATTAGAGAAAATTATGATGCTGATTTATCTTTTGACTTCGTATGTAGAGCTGGAATTTGTGGAAGCTGTGGAATGATGGTAAATGGAAAACCTGCACTTGCTTGTAGAACACTAATTGCAAACTATCCAACTGGAAAATTACAATTAATGCCTATGCCTGCATTTGAACTAATCAAAGATTTATCAGTAAACACAGGTAAATGGATGGATGCTATGAGCAAAAGAGTTGAATCTTGGATTCACTCAAATGAAGAGGTTGATATCTCAAAAATGGAGCAAAGAGTTGATCCAAAACTAGCAAACGATACATTTGAACTTGATAGATGTATTGAGTGTGGTATTTGTGTTGCTTCTTGTGGAACAATGCTAATGAGACCAAACTTTGTTGGACCAGTTGGATTAAATAGAATTGCAAGATTTGATATAGATCCACATGATAATAGAACTGCGGAAGATTTCTATGAGTTAGTTGGAGATGATGATGGAGTATTTGGTTGTATGTCATTAATGGCTTGTGAAGACCACTGTCCAAAACATTTACCACTACAAAATAAAATTGCTTACTTAAGAAGAAAATTAGTAGCACTAAGATAA
- a CDS encoding fumarate reductase flavoprotein subunit, protein MKINYCDALVIGGGLAGLRAAVATQKKGLSTIVLSLVPVKRSHSAAAQGGMQASLGNSKMSDGDNEDLHFADTVKGSDWGCDQDVARMFVHTAPKAIRELAAWGVPWSRVEKGTREAVINAKKTTITEDEDRHGLITSRDFGGTKKWRTCYTADATGHTMLFGVANEALKHNVDIRDRKEAISLIHEDGRCYGAVVRDLITGELEAYVAKGTCIATGGYGRVFKQTTNAVICEGTGAAIALETGIATLGNMEAVQFHPTPIVPSGILLTEGCRGDGGILRDVDGHRFMPDYEPEKKELASRDVVSRRMIEHIRNGKGVPSPYGYHVWLDISILGREHIEKNLRDVQEICQIFNGIDPADEGPKGWAPVLPMQHYSMGGIRTKPTGESQNLKGLFACGEAACWDMHGFNRLGGNSVSETVVAGMIIGNYFADFCLENDVTIPTSVVQKFVDEQEAYIDEILSYNGNEDIFKIKNRMKELMDEKVGIFRSGEPLKEAVEELKELLAKTKQITVKSKEKAGNPELEEAYRVPKMLKVALCVAKGARDRTESRGAHYREDYLMRDDKNWLNRTLTSWPNKNDMEPTISYEPLDIMKMEMPPAFRGYGAKGMIIEHEQSAVRQAQVDEITEKMQNEGKDRHEIQDALMPFNLPMNYKEKNERAGDK, encoded by the coding sequence ATGAAAATTAATTACTGTGATGCATTAGTAATTGGTGGAGGACTTGCAGGTCTTAGAGCTGCTGTTGCTACACAAAAAAAAGGTTTAAGTACTATTGTATTATCTTTAGTTCCAGTTAAAAGATCTCATAGTGCTGCTGCTCAAGGTGGTATGCAAGCATCTTTAGGAAACTCTAAAATGAGTGATGGTGATAATGAAGATTTACACTTTGCAGATACTGTAAAAGGTAGTGACTGGGGATGTGATCAAGATGTTGCTAGAATGTTCGTACACACTGCACCAAAAGCTATTAGAGAGTTAGCAGCTTGGGGGGTTCCTTGGTCAAGAGTTGAAAAAGGTACTAGAGAAGCTGTTATTAATGCTAAAAAAACAACTATAACAGAAGATGAAGATAGACACGGACTTATCACTTCAAGAGATTTTGGTGGTACTAAAAAATGGAGAACATGTTACACAGCTGATGCAACAGGTCATACAATGTTATTTGGTGTTGCAAATGAAGCTTTAAAACATAATGTTGATATTAGAGATAGAAAAGAAGCAATTAGCTTAATTCATGAAGATGGAAGGTGTTATGGAGCAGTTGTTAGAGATTTAATTACAGGTGAATTAGAAGCTTATGTTGCAAAAGGAACTTGTATTGCAACAGGTGGATATGGAAGAGTATTTAAACAAACTACAAATGCTGTAATTTGTGAAGGTACAGGTGCTGCTATTGCTTTAGAGACTGGAATTGCAACATTAGGAAATATGGAAGCTGTACAATTTCACCCAACACCAATCGTTCCATCTGGAATTTTATTAACAGAAGGTTGTAGAGGAGATGGTGGAATTCTAAGAGATGTTGATGGTCACAGATTTATGCCAGATTATGAGCCTGAGAAGAAAGAATTAGCATCAAGAGATGTTGTTTCAAGAAGAATGATTGAACATATTAGAAATGGTAAAGGTGTTCCTTCTCCTTATGGATACCACGTATGGTTAGATATCTCTATTTTAGGAAGAGAGCATATTGAGAAAAACTTAAGAGACGTTCAAGAAATTTGTCAAATTTTCAACGGTATTGATCCAGCTGATGAGGGTCCAAAAGGTTGGGCACCAGTTCTTCCAATGCAACACTACTCAATGGGTGGAATTAGAACAAAACCAACTGGTGAGTCACAAAACCTAAAAGGTCTATTTGCTTGTGGAGAAGCTGCTTGTTGGGATATGCACGGATTTAACAGACTTGGAGGAAACTCAGTTTCTGAAACAGTTGTTGCTGGTATGATTATTGGAAACTATTTTGCAGATTTCTGTTTAGAAAATGATGTAACAATTCCAACTTCTGTTGTTCAAAAATTTGTTGATGAGCAAGAAGCATATATTGATGAGATTTTATCTTACAATGGAAATGAAGATATCTTCAAAATTAAAAATAGAATGAAAGAGTTAATGGATGAGAAAGTTGGTATCTTTAGAAGTGGTGAACCACTAAAAGAGGCTGTTGAAGAGTTAAAAGAACTTTTAGCTAAAACTAAACAAATCACAGTTAAATCAAAAGAAAAAGCTGGAAATCCAGAACTTGAAGAGGCATATAGAGTTCCAAAAATGTTAAAAGTTGCACTTTGTGTTGCTAAAGGTGCAAGAGATAGAACTGAATCAAGAGGTGCTCACTATAGAGAAGATTATTTAATGAGAGATGATAAAAACTGGTTAAATAGAACTTTAACATCTTGGCCAAATAAAAATGATATGGAACCAACTATATCTTATGAGCCACTTGATATTATGAAAATGGAGATGCCACCAGCGTTTAGAGGTTATGGTGCGAAGGGTATGATTATTGAGCATGAACAATCAGCAGTTAGACAAGCTCAAGTTGATGAGATTACAGAAAAAATGCAAAATGAAGGTAAAGATAGACATGAAATTCAAGATGCATTAATGCCATTTAATTTACCAATGAACTACAAAGAGAAAAACGAAAGAGCAGGAGATAAATAA
- a CDS encoding fumarate reductase cytochrome b subunit, translated as MSDLVEGYLGKTTEGKKSRLPAKLDFIQSFTGGFLALFMWAHMLLVASILVSNDFMYQVTKLLEGSFIFEGGNPLLVSIAALIIFIIFIVHAALGMRKLPGNFKQYQVIKAHSKSMGHDDTKLWFTQAFTGFAMFFLGSVHLYVIMTHPDQIGPYESSARVWDEYMWPLYILLLLAVEFHGTIGLYRLCVKWGWFDGENPKATRKALKKVKWALTVFFLVLGFASLAAYMKIGYENSKNNIPRDSFQPSAKIMNYEMKTKSVGGIA; from the coding sequence ATGAGTGACCTAGTAGAGGGTTATTTAGGAAAAACAACAGAGGGTAAAAAGAGCAGACTTCCTGCAAAACTTGATTTTATTCAAAGTTTTACAGGTGGATTTTTAGCTCTATTTATGTGGGCACATATGTTACTTGTTGCATCAATTTTAGTGTCAAATGATTTTATGTACCAAGTTACTAAATTATTGGAGGGTAGCTTTATATTTGAAGGTGGAAATCCACTTTTAGTATCTATTGCTGCTTTAATTATTTTTATTATTTTTATAGTTCATGCAGCTTTAGGTATGAGAAAATTACCAGGGAATTTTAAACAGTATCAAGTAATTAAAGCTCATTCAAAAAGTATGGGTCATGATGATACAAAACTTTGGTTTACGCAAGCATTTACAGGTTTTGCAATGTTCTTTTTGGGTTCAGTTCATTTATATGTAATTATGACTCATCCAGATCAGATTGGACCATATGAAAGTAGTGCTAGAGTTTGGGATGAGTATATGTGGCCACTATATATTCTTTTACTATTAGCAGTTGAATTCCACGGAACAATTGGTCTATATAGACTTTGTGTAAAATGGGGATGGTTTGATGGTGAAAATCCAAAAGCTACTAGAAAAGCACTTAAAAAAGTTAAATGGGCTTTAACAGTGTTTTTCTTAGTTTTAGGATTTGCTTCATTAGCAGCTTATATGAAAATAGGTTATGAAAACTCTAAAAATAATATTCCAAGAGATTCATTCCAGCCATCTGCTAAGATTATGAATTATGAAATGAAAACTAAAAGTGTTGGAGGAATCGCATAA
- a CDS encoding NADH-quinone oxidoreductase subunit N, with amino-acid sequence MSEFIYLMPTLLVLFGAITLLFMSMYDNITIKSHIFVSSLFLVVALVFTLFNVNTLYSVQPYEGFLNNVLTFDTFSNFFNILLILGTLLTILIGEHYIQNRKYFKGEFFSILLFALFGMMVLAQANELITAFIALEIASFSVYIMVGYNRDDSKRVEAIFKYLVLGAFIGAFYLLGTVLVYGAVVSTNLADIYSYVINPNSQTLPLVYIGLTLILFTFLFKIAAFPFQSWVLDIYRGAPIVITAYMASTFKIAIFSFFLRIMLEYISPIVDFWDGILQVIIILTLVFGTWLAITQQIVKRMLAASSIVHTGYLLLAFLALTYADDRIINIDAAYSIMFYLIAYLLSALGTFGLASHIISDTNTKVTYDDFKGLAKQRPFLAAMMTIFLLSLAGIPGTIGFIGKIYVFTETIKAGYIAIAVLAIVATIISMYYYLRLIAVMYFYPANSECKGEEFDDSRVSTYATLFVAILTLIGGIGSAIVFFIPVLNIDTLINFAQVAVQSLFLK; translated from the coding sequence ATGAGTGAATTTATATATTTAATGCCAACTTTGTTGGTATTGTTTGGAGCTATTACACTACTTTTTATGAGTATGTATGATAACATTACTATAAAGAGCCATATATTTGTATCATCACTTTTTTTAGTTGTTGCTTTGGTATTTACACTTTTTAATGTAAATACACTATATTCAGTTCAACCATATGAAGGATTTTTGAATAATGTATTAACATTTGATACTTTTTCAAACTTCTTTAATATTCTTCTAATTTTAGGAACACTTCTTACAATTTTAATTGGTGAACACTATATTCAAAATAGAAAATATTTTAAAGGTGAGTTTTTTAGTATTTTATTATTTGCTCTATTTGGAATGATGGTTTTAGCACAAGCAAATGAACTAATAACTGCATTTATTGCATTAGAAATTGCATCATTTAGTGTTTATATTATGGTTGGATACAATAGAGATGACTCTAAAAGAGTTGAAGCAATTTTTAAATATTTAGTTTTAGGTGCTTTTATTGGAGCATTCTATCTTCTTGGAACTGTATTAGTTTATGGAGCAGTTGTAAGTACAAATTTAGCTGATATATACAGTTATGTTATAAATCCAAATAGTCAAACTTTACCATTAGTTTATATAGGATTAACACTAATTTTATTTACATTTTTATTTAAAATTGCTGCATTTCCATTCCAATCATGGGTACTTGATATCTATAGAGGTGCTCCAATAGTTATTACAGCATATATGGCATCAACATTTAAAATTGCAATTTTCTCATTCTTTTTAAGAATAATGTTAGAGTATATATCTCCAATAGTTGATTTTTGGGATGGAATATTACAAGTAATTATTATATTGACTTTAGTTTTTGGAACATGGTTAGCAATCACTCAACAAATAGTAAAAAGAATGTTAGCAGCTTCATCAATTGTTCATACAGGATATTTACTACTAGCATTTTTAGCATTAACATATGCCGATGATAGAATTATAAATATTGATGCTGCTTATTCAATAATGTTTTATCTAATTGCTTATTTATTATCAGCTCTTGGAACTTTTGGTTTAGCATCTCATATAATTTCTGATACAAATACAAAAGTTACTTATGATGATTTTAAAGGTTTAGCAAAACAAAGACCATTTTTAGCAGCAATGATGACAATATTTCTTTTATCACTTGCTGGAATTCCAGGAACTATTGGTTTTATAGGAAAAATTTATGTATTTACTGAAACAATTAAAGCTGGATATATTGCTATTGCTGTTTTAGCAATAGTTGCAACAATTATATCTATGTACTACTACTTAAGATTAATTGCAGTTATGTATTTTTATCCTGCAAATAGTGAGTGCAAAGGTGAAGAGTTTGATGATAGTAGAGTTTCAACTTATGCAACACTTTTTGTAGCTATTTTAACGCTGATTGGAGGAATTGGATCTGCTATTGTATTCTTTATACCTGTATTAAATATTGATACATTAATTAATTTTGCACAAGTAGCAGTACAATCTCTTTTTTTAAAATAG